In the Cygnus atratus isolate AKBS03 ecotype Queensland, Australia chromosome 10, CAtr_DNAZoo_HiC_assembly, whole genome shotgun sequence genome, ACAGTGGAGTCCACAGAAAACACGCACTTGCCGTTTCTTCATAATTTCAGAAATCTCTCTTCTAGAGCAGTCTCTCATATATAACTGCATGTCCAGTTGTACAACCTAGATGTTGTAGATccaagagaagcagcaatattCTCTGCAGGATACTTTTGACTAATTAAATCCTAATTAAAACTCTTTGCATGAAGTACTGTTTAAATTAAGAACATTACAAGAGCGGAATCTGACAGTGGCATAGACATAACATAATGGTTATGTTTATAAAACGAACATGTTTTTGAATGAGAAACCATGACAAAGCCAAATCTTCACATAGGACTACATGAAGGACtttgtgaaaatggaaatgtatggatgttttttcctaaaacaggAATAACTGCTTACTGCTTAGGTGACATTCTGTAACCACAGGAGGTAAGTTTGGAAACACTGACTATTCTTACCTATTCTAGGATGGAAACACTGGCCACATGCATCCAAAGTAGACCTGTACCTGCGCTACTCATATAAAGAGCAGTGACATTTGTCTCCTTTTTCAGTACTCACGTTTGAACTCCTAAAACACTCCAAGCAGAACActtgacatttttatattcCCTAGCTTAAAATGGTAGCAGAAGTCACTCTTCTACATGGCTATCAAAGCCTCAGTGCGGTAGTATGTATACTGTGACTGTTTCCTGTTCTCTCCACTCCTCCAACACACttaaagccaaaacaaaacccGATAACATTTCTGGTATTGCTACACCTTCCCTAGTGATATGCAACTGAATCATGTCATAAATTagcctttaaaagcaaagcccTGATTCAAGTTACAAAAATGCAatctttccctctgctccctctttGCAGGATACCTTCTTTGCAGTCTATGTGCATTCATGGTACTCAGTCAACTGAGTTGATTGTACTCATTTTAAATTGTTCCTTTTAACACTTTTACCCTCCACCCCCAGGTCCTTGGCTTCTCTTCTCATTGATTATTGCAccctggggctgcagaagaGGTGCTtgcctgcttctgcttcttACGGCGTTTGTTCAGAAGGCGGTTGTTGGATGTTTTCAAGTCTTTAATTTTCACCTGATCATAGTCCACTCTCATGGTAGCCAAAGCGCTGGTCATCTCCTCCTGGAAACCAAGCAATTAATTTATTGAACACCCCAAGGCAGAGAGAGCGCAGCCGTCCCCCACTAGTGCCAGGTGATTAATGTACAGAAAGGAACCCTCTGCTATGCTACAGCCAGGAATAGTTGAGCCCTTTCTGCTGCAGTGGACTATGACTAAAGGCTTCGTTCTACTCAGGGATTCATTCAGGAGGAACTATTCACAGCGTTTCACATGTGGACAACACAGGACCACACTCCTCTGGCCCAATTTCCACCATGTCCTTGTGCCCAGCATTTCTTACTGTCTGGTTCTAGGCCTTCACCAGCTGCTAAATCTGGGCTTGTTGTAACAGAGTGAGAGCGCTGTTTTCCTTGCTCTGTTACCAAACTAGGTTAGCAGGAAGTAGAATAAAGAGTCCACACAAAGTTATTTAAAAGCGTGCACTTCAAATTCACATACTTCCTTAATTTGAATTAGCATTTAAGTTCAGACAAATCTTAAACTTTTTAATAAGGCTGTGAGCGAACATCTGCTTAGGTCAATGAATGCCTATGCATTTagttcaggaaaggaaaaaagattaaatattatGGGAATGCTAGTGGTCCAAGGGAATACCGCTGGGACCTGTACAAAGCACAAGCATAAGAAGTtctcagaaacatgaaaatgaagaaggcTAAGTGAAAATAGACATTTGATTCCTTTGACTTGGAAGGTGCATGTTGCCTAGGTCCTGTGAAGTTTTATCTTAACACAGTTTAACAGCTGAGACTGCACATtggtaatttaaataaaatgagtgATCAGTAGAATACCTTAAAGGAATGTTGCAATTATCAAAATGCCAAGGATTGTAAGTGCAGAAAGTTCAGATTTAATTGTGAAAAAATATGCCAACCTGATAAAGGCCAGGAGGAAACAGTTAAGGCTTGCAATCAACTTTTAGTCTGCCCTATAGTTTCACTTTACAGGAAGCATTCAACTGTCATCAATACAAAGAGTAGGTGAGGCACTTGGTTAGATTAAGGGAAAGacagatacattttttcttttttttcttcctccatacTAAAACTGTCACAAGACAAGGCTAAGGttatttaatgttgttttataATACAAGAACAGagtagaaaaacagaatgcagctcacctccctctccctcaacactccctctcctcaacaCTGTCCGTTCTCCTCTGTGCTACATACAGAGGCTCAGCAGGTAGCATCATCAATACCTTTGatcataaacattttgtttgttgatACTTTGTACAGCTGTAAGGCTGTCAGATGAAGCTCATATAGCgttcttttttaaacagttatCATATATACTACTGTTTTAACCAGGACTGTTTAAGCTTCCCTTGCTTAACATGGTTGTTTTCAAAACTGCCATAATCTCCATGGACATAAGCATCCACAAAGAAAAGAGCCCATCTAATCTCTTATGATTGACTTCAAGAAATCTGAACTACAGTTGACTCACTTTAACTTCATCCCAGTGGTCTTTATCCTCTTGCAGGACCCGTGCAGTATGGAGAGGAGTTGGTGGCACTGCCATTGATCtctgagaaaagggaaaaataccaAAAGTAGTGTTCTGAAAAATCAACTTTGAAAAGTGACTGTTTGCTCTTCTATGTGTATGGAGGGCATAAAGCTTTATCTATCACCCTTCATTGGCCCCCATTATTCATGCTTCCTATCACTCCATAAGCCAGTACATAAAAGCTGTCCTGTGTGAGGTAGAGAAGGAATACAGTCTCCATACAACAGTATctttaaagaacaaaaggagagagaaatcaaTGCTGAATTTACTTCATTCTGCTCCCTTCCAGTCCAACCAATAACCCTGGGttggataattttttttatgcacGCTTTAGATTTTTAACAATTGTCATTTCACTGTTCGTTAATCATTGTTTCAAAGTGGTTATTTTGACCTTTTTCTTCTAGGAATTTGCAGTAGGATaaattttcttggaaatatgTTAACTGAGATTACCAGTTCATCAGATCATAAATGTGCCCAGAAGAAGAAAGTGTACTATTTTTCAGAGTAAAGACTGATTCAGTATTCTGGCACAGTTCAGAAAACGGGAGTGCATTGCTCAGGACGCTCTTCGACATAAAATTGAGATCTATGTTCACCTGACATGAAAGATTggtagatattttaaattagaataaGGTACAATTTCTAAAGCACAGTTCCCTAGCTAAATTCagcaagaaatgtatttcttgccAGTCCATAAGCCAAACCATAATTTCATTCCGAAAGTCTATATTCCTTATGTTTTCTATCCAAACTTGTTGTCTACTGCTGTGGCATCCTATACTGGAGGTAGCTGCGTGCCAGCAGAGTCTAAGGAGATCCCTGTATATGTCACTGTAACAAACAGTACTTTGGAAGCAGTGCTTATACTTCACTAAGCTAACAGCACCACTGTACCAAGTTCTGCAACAGTTACAGAATGGGAAGCAGAACTCATGACTCCTGCCTCCTCTGGAAAAGTACCCCAGCTTTATCAGGTACAGGTGGgaagagggaaatggaaaggtAGCAGACTAGCTTTTGTGGTGTCCCTGAGCAGGTGCTGAAGGTACCCTACTAGCTGCTGTCAGCTACTTCTTATTGAATAAACGGTAGCTACAAGCTAACTAGAGGATTATGTTCTTCACCTGAACTGACACTTGTTGCGTAAGCTACAGTATTATAAACAATAAAGGACACATATTTTGTACAGGCctcaaataaaaggaaaaaaaaagagagaaacacaaagaCTCTCCTCTGCTTCTTGTGAGAGGCATCTCCCTACTCATGTTCCTACTTAGGGttatagcaaaagaaaaggaagaacacagaCATAAGCTGTATTGGTCTTTCCCTCTCTGTCCCTCTGCCTCATGGGAACAATAGgttcagcagaaaaaatgctAATCCGCTGCTCATAGCGCATTCTTCCAGGAATGGTATTCTACCACAGCTCTTAGGTGCAGCAGTCTATAGACCTTGTCTTTAATCTCCACCTCATTAATTGGTTATATGAATATTTCAAGTAACATGTGTTGCTGTAGGTGGTAGCTTCCTTAGATATTAGGCACTCGTTCTGTGAAATTCATTGCCTGCTGACTTCTGGAACACCTCCTTTTCTTTGGTCTTCAAACACTTAAGCTGGAGGTATTTACTCTGAACAgtgattacatttttattcagttaaaaaaaaacacttaggaACATTGCCTAGGTTCTGTTCCAGTTTTACAGACTCTTAGTAACCTTAATTTCTCAGCTTCCACAACTCTAAATGAAGACATCTAACTCCTTCATCAGGATGTTATAAAGCTATGTTACCGTATGATTCTAGGGGCTTTCAGATCTTCAAGCAGGCATTATAGAAATGCTGACTATTAGTCATGCCTCTGTTTCTGCCCCTTCTTCTGAGAAACAGCAtagaaaaaagcacagagaaagcattATGGGAGAATAGAGCATTCTACAGTACAAGCGATTTTGTTCCTGGCCAATGATGTTTTGGGCAGTAAGAAACAACACAGGTCCTCTTTTCAGGCACAAATGTGTGAAGTATAAGCTATTATTTTGAGTGAAACCTAGAGCAGAGATGATATTCTGAAACTCAGCCTGGTAACACATAGGATTCTTGTCTCTTCTTTGAAATATTGCATTACGAACTGGTCCTCACCCTCCAACCcccactttatttatttgtttatttatttagaaggaaaagTAAACTCAGCCAAGATGCAGAATGAAACCTGAACTGGGACTGTTAATAGCTCTGTGTACCACCTTATCTGGTAATCTCTTACAGGGCACTAAGCCGAAACCCTTGCTCCTCCCCCAGGCGCTTCCAAACTCTGCCAAGCATGAGAATTCCCACTAAGCATAGGACTGTGTTCACCCTAACACAGCTATGTACAATGGTGCCTAAGACCACTAATAATAGCTCTCTTTAAATCCTGCACTGATGAGGTAagtacagtttatttttatatattttaaatggagtAACACATGCATGTGCTTCAGACAACAGCAACTGCCTGCTTTCAGAAGATACAGCTATATTCTGCTTAAAAGGATGCTACTGTGGGTGTCTCTCTTTGCTTGTCCTCTGGTAACACCAAGAAAAATTGTGGTTCTACAGGCAAATGCCTCTCTGTGAAGGGCACAGTAGGTTAATTAAGTTATTAGTTGTAATCATCATCTTTCTCTTGATGTACTACGTGGAGCTACACAGTAAGTTCTGCATGCAGGAATTCATCTTGCTCCCTTGTAAAAAGCTATATGAAACTCACGTTAATCCAAGGGTGATTCATAAACTGAGAAACTGTCATCCTCTCTGTTGGGTCAGTCTTCAGTAAGTGGCGAATCAGTTGTTTGGCTGAAAAACAGGACCAACATAGTGTGTTGTAATCTATTACTGTGCTCCCCCAAATCCTTGAGAACACGAAGACTTGCTGAATGAAGAAAGATAATTTTGCGGAACTCAAAACACTTAACTATTGCTGCTCCCAAGTTAAGAAGCCATGTATAGTGTGGGAGGTTATTATGCTTGAAGAGGCAGAACATGAAAacatccaaaacaaaaaaggcaagagGGAAAGATAAATGATTGGAGATTCTACTCCAATCTACTATGCTCTCTACTTCACAAACCCAACTGTTCTGAGAGCAAGAAAttgagaaaaagggaaacacaGGAGCAGAAAGCTACCTGTCTAAAAGATGGCAACAAGCCTAGCTGAATGAATGCATGAGTTGTTGCTTTGAGGAgtgatagaaaacaaaacctagtACAGGTCATGAAAACAAAGGCAATAAATTCTGACAACTGAGAGGCCactaaaaggacaaaaaagtcaaagaaatgAATTACATAAACaggctttgcagcagctttctgtgaaCATGGTATTGACCAAAGTGAGAAGTACTAAGTAACTGAGATGAGAGATGATCAGAATTTGAACGTGAGTTTCAGTAATGTGAACGGACAGGAAACACCACACCCAAGGGACATTATTCAGAAAGACTTAAACATAACTTCCTAAGGAAAACATAGAAAAATTTTGAGTAAGTTCTTTTAGCAACACTGAATGACAGATGACTAAATGTTTCTAAGGAGCTGTAACGGATACAAGTTGAGACTTCAGTTTGATGGAGGCCACAAAGGAGGTGTACAGTAAAGATTACCTGGAGTCTAAAATCTACGaggtaaacaaacaaataaaaaaagaaaaaaaaaagaaaaaaaaaaagaggaaaccaTGAACAGAGTCCATTAAGATGATTAGATGATTACAGGAAGCTAGTGGGAAATTCAGAGGTAGTCTCCATAGATGATGCAATGAAGAAATGATCAGAAAAGGGAAACCATGACAGAACAGTAGGGAGGAGTAGGAGGGCAAAAAGAGGCAGATTGCTGACACTGTCTGATCAGCCTAAAAGAATGCCCATAAGCTAGCTAACCTTAGTAGGTTCAAAGGTAGAGGGCATCTATCTTCACTCAGGCAAGCATATGGAAACCCtacacattttcaaagtgaaCGTTCTCTGATCAAGCTCCCCTAGGATTCTAATAACTgctgtaaaatacaaacaagtCTAAAGACTGACACATTATTAAGCCAGACACGCGTAACTAAAACATCTTTCTTACTAATGTGAAGTAGATCGTGCTGTATACACAGCCATGGGATCCAATGAGGGGTTACACTACCACAGATTACAGTGTTATCCAAGGATAATTTGTTACTGCTTTAGCAGCAGACCGTAACAGGATGTTAAAAGTAGCAACATAAAGGGCTTGTTAGAAAGAAGATGTGCTCACAGATTGCTGACCCTTCTCTCTAAGATGATGTGCAGATGAGACTTATGGGTTATGAGACTGTCAAAATAATAGGGAATCAAAACCATCCACTTTCAGGACACTGGTTTGAGCCCATCCAGGtcacagctgagcagcagcagcttttggtCAATGACTTATACAGAACAAATTGTTGACCTTGATTTAAGTGGTGGCTGGCAAGTTTCCTTATCACAAAAAAGCTAGCATGAAAAGTTGCCACCCTTACTGGCTGTATCACCAAGCAGGGCAAAGACTGAATGAGTTCTTAAAAGAGTTTGCCTTTCTTCCAACTAAGCTTGCATTGCAGTCTCCTTTCTCATgattaaatgcttttgtttcttgagGGTTTAATCCGGGCTTTCACTAGCACTTGCTggaatttgaaagaaagtttTCAGTAATCATTTACTTTCTATAGCACTTAGGTTGCTGGCTAGTATCTGAGTTCCCATTCCTTCTCTGTATCAccttacaataaaaaaaataatgtaaaaaatagaaataaacatcAAATCAGGTTTTTAGAAATAGTCTTATGTAAACACTCCTTCACTGTACAACACCATGCACATATTCATCAGAAGCACTGAGCATTGGTACCTTCTTCTGATACTTCAGCCCATTCTGGATTGGGAAACCCATATTGCCCCATCCGAATTCTTCTCTTCATCCCTGGAGAAATAGCTTGTCCAGTGTTTGAGTAGAATGGAGGGAAGCCACACAGGCTGTAAGAATGGACAAAATAAGTCTTACAACTAGAAAAAGCCTTTCATCTCTTAAGAAGTCCCATGAAAGCTTATATGCTTCTGAAGGTTGCATGATCCTAATGATTAATTACTTTTAAGTGCAGATTTAATAaatttgtcctttttctgttgATCTGGACTCTTTCCAAATACTTACAGAATATACGTGATGACACCCAGAGACCACATGTCACATGATTTGTCATACTTCTCAGGACCAAGGACTTCTggagctgaagaagaaagaaaaaacagaaattaacagagaaacagatatttcctctcattttcatCACCTTATAAGTAGCAGCACACTTCAATAACAAATATGGGAAGcattaacaaagcaaaacaaaaaaaatacaccacaaCTCACTGCAGGAACTGTGTAGGTATTTTCTGTGTGGTATATTCTCTGTAGCTTTAAAGAGGAGGAATGGAGCTGGCAAAATGCCCTATACTCTTCACCTTAGTGTCTCTCTGCTCAAGAGAGTACTAAGAttgcaaaaaagcaaaaggagctATAGCTAAATGTGTACAGGGAGACACAGCACTAAAAGATGCCTCAACATATGTTCtagaaagcagaacagaaaggacCTACTTGAGCTGTGATAAAATTTTGAACAGTACCTAGGTGGAGTgtctttggctttcctaactACAgagcactgtatttttctttggcCTCCAGagcactgtatttttcattaagtaACAAAATTTTACAGAGATACATTTAGAGGGGATATTCACTGGGACATGTGATCTGGCAGGGAGCTTGATTTTGTAAGGAAAATGACTCTATAAACAAACGAGCAATCTCGCTGGTTTAAGGAAAAAGGTGTTGAGAAGGGAAATGTCAGCCTGTTTATGTACAAAtataaaggcagaaaaacatatATGCGaaaattctttaatattttatcactAATTCcagtttaagaaaacagagaagaaagcatcaggaaaaaatattgctatCATAGGTTTCTGCTAACAAATGAGTAACAGTACCtttcatcacaaaaaaaataatgtaacacCTACATGGACcaagtggaaagaaaattaagccctttttcctccaaagaaaTTCCAAGCACAGACTGCCTTGGTCATACCATATGGTGAATGACTATTAACTCAAAGACTGAAAAGGACACACTTTAAAATGAGTGCACAGAGGACAGTCTAATGTGGCATTCATTACACAGTGCTCTGTCACTGGACAAAATGCAGGCAAAAATTCAGCTGTGATTAAGTCACTTTGgtcttttattattaattcCTCCATTTGCCATCTTTAAGAAGCCTTGCAGCTGAGAAAATACTctccttgtttttttattgcattagtTAAGGTATGAGAAGTTTTGCAAGGAAACACCCAAATAATTATGAAGCTGAGTTCAAATTGTGGCTTTTATTGCATCATCCAGAGGAAACATCAGGTTTACTTTGGTGTAATCAGAAGCAACATGTTCTCTCTCCTCGATCCTCATTGGCATTCTCTGTTAAGGCTGTTTCCTCTGCAACCACGGAAGAAAGCAGGAGGACTGGACTGGAATCAGACTAGGTTTTGGGTTGGGGTAGATCtcattttaaattctgcagGCTCCCTCTTTGCATTGCATCCACAAGAGAGGATTTGCCATCCATTCCTACAGCCCACGGACTCACTATAACGGGAGGgataagaaacacagaagaaatgcatcTTGGATAACTCACCCACATAGTAAGGAGTGTAACAAGGGGTCTGCAGCGCATTTTGTACAGTGGTTTCTTTGGCAAAGCCGAAGTCAGTGAGTTTGAGTACAGTATCCTTCTCTTTAGATGTGTAAAGCAAGTTTTCAGGCTGAAAGACCACCGGGAGAAAGGATAAGCAGAGCAATGAAGAGAAGTCTTTAACAAGATGTACTGTCAAACCATTCCCGCTTGCCTGGATCACCACCAGCATCTCAGTCCTCTCTCATGGTCCATCACACCACACAGAAAGTTCCCTCCCAACGGGCAAGCATCTTTACTCAGACTAGGGATCAACATCCTTCTCTGCATGGTATTTGTGAGAGTACACGGCAAGACTCCATCAGATCCAATGGGCATCAAGTCTGGGTTCCTAAACCTCTCTCTAGTTCACTGTACTTACTAGGATTGTTCCATCTGACCAGCACCATTTGACCTGATGGTACTCTGTAAAGCCTTCAGGTAGCTGAAGTGGACAAGAAAAGTCATCAAACTCTCTATGAGCAACTGACACCACTCCATCAAAACTGACACAGTCTTACCCTGATCccccccttcctctgcctcctgaaACCTGAGTTAATTCCAGtctttacagaatcacagaatcatctaggttgacagagacctccaagaccaccgagtccaacctctgacctaatactaacaagtcctccactaaaccatatcactaagctctaaatgtcttttaaagatctccagggatggtgactcagccacttccctgggcagtccattccaatgcctaacaaccctttcagtaaagaagttcttcctaatatccaacctaaacctcccctggcacaactttagcccattcccccttgtcctgtcaccaggcacgtgggagaatagaccaacccccacctcgctacagcctcctttaaggtacctgtagagagtcataaggtcgcccctgagcctcctcttctccaggcggaacaaccccagctccctcagccgctcctcgtaagacttgttctccagacccctcaccagcttcgtcgcccttctccggactctctcgagcacctccatgtccttcttgtagcgaggggcccaaaactgaacacagtaatcaaggtgcagcctcaccagagccgagtacagggggacaatcacttccctagccctgctggccacactgtttcttacgcaagccaggatgctgttggccttcttgtccacctgagcacactgctggctcatattcagcaggctatcaaccaatactcccaggtccttctctgccaggcagctttctaaccactcatctcccagcctgtagcgctgctcggggttgttgcgccccaggtgcaggacccggcacttggccttgttgaacttcatacagttggcctcagcccatcggtccagcctattcagatcctcctgcagagccttcctaccttcgagcagatcgacacatgcatctaacttggtgtcatctgcaaacttactgcgGGTGCACTCtatcccctcatccagatcatcgataaagatattaaagaaaactgGCCTTAGTACTGAGacctgggggactccactagtaactggcctccaactggatttaactccattcaccacgactctttgggcccagctacccagccagtttctaacccaacgaagcatatgccagtccaagccaagagcagccagtttcttgaggagaatgctgtgggaaacgcTGTCAAtagccttactgaagtcaaggctgtagaccacatccacagcctttccctcattcaCTAAGagcatcactttgtcataggagatcaggtttgtcaagcaggacctgcctttcataaacccatgctgactgggcctgatcgcctggttgccctgcaagtgccgcgtgctgacactcaagataatctgctccatgagcttccctggcactgaggtcaaactaacaggcctgtagtttcctgggtctacCTTCcgcccttcttgtagatgggtgtcacattgCACCACATTCCTTCACAAAGgctcttcagaaacagaatttgcacAGAGAAGGTACAAGTTCTTGTGCACAGCATGGGCAACAGGACATTCCCAGAATCTGCAAGTGATTGgacttgttttccagtttctcagTCATAAGGAATCTATGCACTATTTGATGCTAGTATTTAGGGACATCTAGAAGAAGGAAAGgattgaaagaaaatagaatcGAGTACCTATTGAATAATTTGTACCATTTTTAAGTTAGTTTGCTGAGCATAGTTTGTAGGGAGCACTTGGGGCTaagcaattcattttctgtgctgtttatAGGCAATGGCACATAGCTCCACAAAAGCGAACAGATTTGTTTTGTCTCTCAGCTGTTAAGCCATTCTCCAGTTCCTACCTCAGGAccatccccagcccccaaaCATACCCCTCAGTGACACCAACCAGTGTCAGTTCTCCCTCCAGCTAAATACACAGAAGCATCCACAGAAACTTCATACACTCAAAATTGTGGAATCAAGCAGGTGCCTCAGCGCATCACTATGTGGCCTGCTCTTTAGCACACTGCATCTCACACTGCCCTATTGCTGTGCTAGGAAGTCCTTGGTGCAGCTATCTTGTCTTTGCTTATGCTCTGTGCTTTAcagaatacaaacaaaatacaatactACAAACCCCGTCAAAACTCTACAAGATTTGGGTACAGGCTTTAGTGAGTAAAACACACTGTTCCACATGGCAATAACTGAGAACTTCCTATTTTTCCGAATACTTACAAACACTATTAGCATGGGCTGGATACAAGGAATTGTATTATTCCTCCCATATTTGCAGTTTCTCTTGTTTCTGAAGCACCCCccaacccctttttttttttttttttttttttaaggcaagtATGGTTCTGAAAACAAGTAGTAACTGATAAAGACTGTAGGTAGAGGTATAATACCTACTGTAAGTTTACTTCAGGCagtgttattttcttgttaattaACTGGATTCCAAGTTGGTAGTACCCATTCAGTTAGCCATCTGACTATCACCTTGATTCTTCTGCATTCTCTACACAACTGGGAGGCATTAGCACACATGAATATTTTGACCTTGGACTAGATGTGAGCTAGCTGTGCACAAATCCCTTCTCACACACTGGCAGAGGAATAGGAACACTTTGATCATCTGATTGCACTCCTAGTTCTATTTAAACCACCACTATCcgtttatttttctgctttacacTCTTTTCTCCTTGACCACACACCTTCAGGCCTCACCTTGACGTCTCTATGGGCAATGTTCATTGAATGAAGATACTGGATGGCTGTTCCGATGTCTCTCATTATTTCAGAAGCCTctataaatacaattttagaGAAAGGTCACATTAACATTCCCACTGTAACTCAGGGACATGCTTGGGAATGCTTATGACTTACAAACAGCTCGCTGGAATACAGGGCTAGCGTCAAGACTAGAAAATCTAAAATTAGCCCTAAcagctgtgttttggttttgcgGGCAACCATACCCCCCAattccctggctgctcagcccTCCTCCTGAGCATGCACAGCAATTGAACAGTTGAGACTTCTGCTTTTTATGAGCTTATAAATTCGTGCTTTAATTTGCTcaccagaaaagcagcaagagcagagcaggtaTGCAAGCAACGTGCAAGACTGTGGAGAAAGGACTGCCAGCCAGGACATATCTCCAGTAGTCCTGTACATAACCTTGGTTATCTTAGACAGAAGCTTAACTTTCAGCTTCTAGTTCAGGAGTAATGGGACAGCTTTTGTAAAGACAGAGCAATGTAACAACATGGTAATTTTAGGACAGGTCACATCTTGTTCCTCATTGTCTTTAGAAGTTTTTGCTCAGAAGAAACAAAGTCAACAGTTCTATTCTAAAAAGCCTAGACTGCCTGCTATAAAACAAGGTGTTTCCAAAATTTAACATATACCCCAGTGGTAAATTCTTGGTGGTGGTGAGCTGCCTTGCA is a window encoding:
- the MAPKAPK3 gene encoding MAP kinase-activated protein kinase 3 isoform X2, with the translated sequence MKTSLHTVRAQLLYDNPKARQEVEYHWRASGCPHIVHILDVYENIHHGKRCLLIVMECMEGGELFSRIQERGDQAFTEREASEIMRDIGTAIQYLHSMNIAHRDVKPENLLYTSKEKDTVLKLTDFGFAKETTVQNALQTPCYTPYYVAPEVLGPEKYDKSCDMWSLGVITYILLCGFPPFYSNTGQAISPGMKRRIRMGQYGFPNPEWAEVSEEAKQLIRHLLKTDPTERMTVSQFMNHPWINRSMAVPPTPLHTARVLQEDKDHWDEVKEEMTSALATMRVDYDQVKIKDLKTSNNRLLNKRRKKQKQASTSSAAPGCNNQ
- the MAPKAPK3 gene encoding MAP kinase-activated protein kinase 3 isoform X1 — protein: MEQNEGEQESQPESHVESKSIVKSLPGGAAHVKLEIKKHAVTDDYKLSKRVLGLGINGKVLECFNKETGQKCALKLLYDNPKARQEVEYHWRASGCPHIVHILDVYENIHHGKRCLLIVMECMEGGELFSRIQERGDQAFTEREASEIMRDIGTAIQYLHSMNIAHRDVKPENLLYTSKEKDTVLKLTDFGFAKETTVQNALQTPCYTPYYVAPEVLGPEKYDKSCDMWSLGVITYILLCGFPPFYSNTGQAISPGMKRRIRMGQYGFPNPEWAEVSEEAKQLIRHLLKTDPTERMTVSQFMNHPWINRSMAVPPTPLHTARVLQEDKDHWDEVKEEMTSALATMRVDYDQVKIKDLKTSNNRLLNKRRKKQKQASTSSAAPGCNNQ